In one window of Deltaproteobacteria bacterium DNA:
- a CDS encoding MASE1 domain-containing protein, which produces MNLSYLIKILVIAVIYTVVGKIGLNLAELHENISLIWPASGIALVILLRLGYAYWPGIFLGAFLTHVTTTAGVFTSLGIATGNTLEAYVGTFLLLRVGEFSKSLNRLRDVLVLVFLGGMVATLVSAMVGVTSLSVANPWLWRDYGRLMLEWWLGDMLGVVVWAPFLLAWTWKKPVLGPLFWGKFAEVVLMAIISVVMSLVVFSAFPSMGELSRPYPYALFPLFIWAALRFGPSGASKAIVVITIIAAWSLHQDPAPFFSSMSSHQRLLFLQGYMVVISLSTLILAAITRESRMVQERMKELGERRLAFASMVSHELRTPLSSIKAGIDMTLRGMDGSINDSQRETLGISKNNVDRLARLVDDILDYAQLESGGINFNFEKTDIGELIEEVFKFMQLEAKKKAITFSLFLPPDFVEVFCDKDKIKTVLINLIHNSIKFTEVNGRINLRLILHQYDSIAIQVEDSGKGIAKEDLPYIFDLFRRGPHRAGGSGLGLAVCKLIIERHGGEIFVESSPEQGSLFHVVIPRNPTSL; this is translated from the coding sequence ATGAATCTTTCCTATTTAATCAAAATATTAGTAATTGCAGTCATCTATACCGTGGTTGGGAAAATAGGGCTAAACCTTGCTGAACTCCATGAAAATATTTCTTTGATTTGGCCGGCCAGCGGGATTGCTTTGGTCATTTTACTGCGTTTAGGTTACGCCTATTGGCCGGGGATTTTTTTAGGGGCCTTTTTAACCCATGTTACAACAACGGCAGGAGTTTTTACGTCTCTTGGTATTGCCACGGGAAACACCTTAGAAGCTTATGTGGGTACTTTTTTGCTGTTGAGGGTTGGAGAATTTTCAAAAAGTCTAAACCGGCTTCGGGATGTCTTGGTCTTGGTGTTTTTAGGTGGGATGGTGGCTACCTTGGTGAGCGCTATGGTGGGTGTAACGAGTTTGAGTGTGGCAAACCCTTGGCTTTGGCGTGATTACGGCAGGCTCATGCTCGAGTGGTGGTTGGGGGATATGTTAGGTGTGGTGGTGTGGGCCCCTTTTCTTTTGGCATGGACCTGGAAGAAACCGGTCTTAGGCCCTCTATTTTGGGGGAAGTTTGCAGAAGTGGTGCTAATGGCCATTATCTCAGTGGTCATGAGCCTCGTTGTATTTAGCGCGTTTCCATCGATGGGCGAACTTTCTCGCCCTTATCCCTATGCTCTATTTCCCCTTTTTATTTGGGCGGCTTTGCGATTTGGGCCTTCAGGGGCCAGTAAAGCGATTGTTGTGATTACAATTATTGCAGCTTGGAGCCTTCACCAAGATCCAGCCCCGTTTTTTTCAAGCATGTCTTCTCATCAAAGGTTACTTTTTTTACAGGGTTATATGGTGGTGATTTCGCTTTCTACTTTAATCTTGGCTGCCATTACTCGAGAGAGTCGAATGGTTCAGGAACGGATGAAAGAATTGGGTGAGCGAAGGTTGGCTTTTGCCTCGATGGTTTCGCATGAATTGCGTACCCCTTTATCATCGATCAAAGCCGGTATTGATATGACCCTTCGGGGGATGGATGGGTCTATTAACGACTCTCAGCGAGAGACGTTAGGCATTTCAAAAAACAATGTGGATCGTTTAGCGCGGCTGGTGGACGACATTTTAGATTATGCCCAATTAGAAAGCGGTGGCATTAACTTTAATTTTGAAAAAACAGATATAGGTGAGCTGATCGAAGAAGTTTTTAAATTCATGCAGCTCGAAGCCAAGAAAAAAGCCATTACCTTTTCTCTATTTTTACCTCCTGATTTTGTGGAGGTATTTTGTGACAAAGATAAAATTAAAACCGTGCTTATTAATTTGATCCATAATTCTATTAAGTTTACCGAAGTTAATGGAAGGATCAATTTAAGATTAATCCTTCATCAATACGATTCCATTGCCATACAAGTTGAAGATTCAGGTAAAGGCATTGCAAAAGAAGACCTGCCCTATATTTTTGATTTGTTTCGACGGGGACCGCACCGTGCGGGAGGCTCTGGCTTAGGCTTAGCCGTGTGTAAACTCATTATTGAAAGACACGGCGGAGAGATCTTCGTGGAGAGCTCACCCGAACAAGGCTCGTTGTTTCATGTGGTGATACCGAGGAATCCAACCTCACTTTAA
- a CDS encoding response regulator has translation MTQKRILIVDDDPDILHFLKKELESLHYKCECSTSVEDALAMVKVLPPNLVLLDLGFHRAGGSAFIQNLKTWLGPDIETPPVIVLSGHKDKEIIDYAMNLGATGFIAKPYDVNNLVSMVNEYI, from the coding sequence ATGACACAAAAGCGTATTCTTATTGTGGATGATGACCCTGATATTCTCCACTTTTTAAAAAAAGAACTCGAATCTCTACATTATAAGTGTGAGTGCTCCACCTCGGTGGAAGATGCACTGGCCATGGTCAAAGTCTTACCCCCTAACCTTGTCTTATTAGACTTGGGGTTTCACCGTGCCGGCGGTAGTGCCTTCATCCAAAATCTTAAAACTTGGCTCGGCCCTGATATTGAAACACCTCCAGTCATTGTTTTAAGCGGGCACAAAGATAAAGAAATCATCGATTATGCCATGAATTTGGGGGCAACTGGGTTTATCGCCAAACCCTATGATGTCAACAATCTGGTTTCGATGGTTAATGAGTATATTTAA
- a CDS encoding DUF190 domain-containing protein, translating into MKIPEEGKLLRIFIGESDKFEGQPLHEAILHLARREGLAGCTVIKGFEGFGAASRIHTTKILRLSEDLPIIIEIIDAEEKIDQFLPHLDTMVKEGLVTVEKVKVILYRHNS; encoded by the coding sequence ATGAAAATTCCTGAAGAAGGAAAGCTTTTACGAATTTTTATTGGCGAATCCGACAAGTTTGAAGGTCAACCCCTCCACGAAGCCATTCTTCACCTAGCCCGCCGGGAGGGATTAGCAGGTTGTACTGTTATCAAAGGTTTTGAAGGCTTTGGCGCAGCCAGCCGCATCCACACCACCAAAATCTTACGACTTTCTGAAGACCTGCCTATCATTATTGAAATTATTGATGCCGAAGAAAAGATCGACCAATTTTTACCCCACCTCGACACCATGGTCAAAGAAGGCCTAGTAACTGTCGAAAAAGTCAAAGTTATTTTGTACCGACACAATTCTTAA
- the crcB gene encoding fluoride efflux transporter CrcB, producing MKFLTLALAGAAGTLCRYFLGGWVYQWMGTQFPYGTLVVNSAGCFIIGFLGTLADERSLLGPELRLALLVGFLGAFTTFSSFTYETWNLFKAGETGFAALNVMGSFLACFIGLLLGILGARLI from the coding sequence TTGAAATTTTTAACCTTAGCCCTAGCCGGTGCGGCGGGCACTCTTTGTCGCTATTTTCTCGGTGGTTGGGTTTATCAGTGGATGGGCACCCAATTCCCCTACGGCACCTTGGTGGTTAATAGCGCCGGTTGCTTTATTATCGGATTTTTAGGCACCTTGGCCGATGAACGTTCTTTGCTTGGGCCTGAATTGCGCCTTGCTCTGTTAGTTGGTTTCCTCGGTGCCTTCACCACCTTTTCTAGTTTTACCTACGAAACCTGGAATCTATTCAAGGCCGGTGAAACGGGTTTTGCTGCTCTCAATGTGATGGGAAGTTTTTTGGCCTGTTTTATCGGTTTACTACTGGGAATATTAGGCGCAAGATTAATTTAA
- a CDS encoding radical SAM protein, with amino-acid sequence MKQGHELTDETVYGPVVSRRYGRTLGINLLPSKKHCSFNCVYCQLGWNDSHYRPTVDEFPSLEKVIHSLSERLAELRPGTLNYIVLSGNGEPTLHPQFRAVVEGIFAEVRQYSTKIPMVILTSGTTLVDPSIVEVLEKFDECAVKWDARWGRVNLPVQAFESKAMIAILQNLPNLVLQSCFFKGKIENCGEAWVKAWCKEIMEINPKWVDIYTLARGTSLQGLIPLQSQELHNIATALAAAGFDRARVVSP; translated from the coding sequence ATGAAGCAAGGACATGAATTGACTGATGAAACGGTGTATGGGCCGGTTGTTTCTAGGCGATATGGGAGAACGCTCGGGATTAACTTGTTGCCTAGCAAAAAACATTGTTCGTTTAATTGTGTTTATTGTCAGTTGGGTTGGAACGACTCGCATTATCGCCCAACCGTTGATGAATTCCCGAGTTTGGAAAAAGTCATTCATTCTTTATCTGAACGTTTGGCAGAATTAAGACCTGGCACCTTAAATTATATTGTTTTAAGTGGTAATGGTGAGCCTACCTTGCATCCTCAATTTAGAGCTGTGGTAGAAGGGATTTTTGCAGAGGTGAGACAATATTCCACAAAAATTCCCATGGTGATTTTAACGAGTGGCACCACTTTGGTGGATCCATCGATTGTAGAAGTTTTGGAGAAGTTTGATGAATGTGCCGTGAAGTGGGATGCACGTTGGGGCCGAGTCAATTTGCCGGTTCAAGCATTTGAATCAAAGGCAATGATTGCTATATTGCAAAACTTACCTAATTTGGTTTTACAAAGTTGTTTTTTTAAAGGGAAGATTGAAAATTGTGGAGAGGCTTGGGTGAAGGCGTGGTGTAAAGAGATTATGGAAATAAATCCTAAGTGGGTTGATATTTATACCCTTGCCCGTGGTACCTCCCTGCAAGGGCTTATTCCACTTCAATCACAAGAGCTACATAACATCGCCACTGCCTTAGCGGCGGCAGGCTTTGACCGGGCAAGGGTGGTGTCGCCATGA